tCATTGACATTGAACTCACAGCCAACAGCACTGTAACTCATGCCTGTGCAAAGCCCACCTACCACACCTATTTTCTCCAGAAGGCACATCACAGCCTTCTTAACTTGGCAACACTAGACAACACTTTGGCATCATGCTTGGGGgatgttttaaacatgaaatcACCAAAAGAGAGtgcaaaaatgcaaaaaaaaaaaatgtgactctaGGTAGACACTGAAAGGACCGACATCCTAAGGCAGAAGGCCATATTATTTGATCTCAGCTGAAAAACTGCTCCTTAGGGGACTCAGTTTGGCTGCTCTGTGCAAGTTTGAGAATGGCCCTGAATCTTCCTGAGTATTGGTATTGGGTAAGGGAGTAGGCGAATTTGCAAATGTGGACTCTACAAATCAAGGTTATGCATACCCCATGACTAATCTGTTTCATTCCTTGGCATAAATTCCAGGGCAAATCCTCTGTGGGTCCCTAAAGAGATATACACAAGGTCATTCATCAAGGTCTACTAGTGGTAAAGAGTTAGAGGCAATTTGGGTGTCCTTCACCAGGAAAAAGTAAAATGTGATGAAATCATCCAGTGGATTGTGCATCAATTGGAACCAATAGAACTTTAGATGTATAAAAGCAACATGgatctgaaaaacaaaattgggtgaaaaaaaaaaggtcagaaaTAACTGGACTTATGACAAGTCTGTTATGTAAATTAGAAGTACACATACAGTTACAAAACAACACtgcatattttacaaaaatatacttttatctaTGGACCTATATCCAGCACATTAGAATGCTTTGGTGGGAAAGAAGATTGAAAGAGGAGAATGAAAAAGCAAGGGGCCTGCAGAAGCTCAAGGTTCCACTGTGCCCTGGACTCTGCTCTCATAAGGCCTGAAACAAAAGCTATGATGGGGAATAAACAGTGCTGGGGGCCCGAGAGAACGATGCCTGTCTGACCTTTCAGGACGATGAGCCAGAGCAGAGATGCTTCAGGAGGAGACTGACTTGACTTAGGAGAAAGAGGGCTTCCAGAAAAGGAGAGTTTGTTATTGGTGACCATGAGAACTTGGTGTGTTTGAAAAGCTGGAACGAGGTCAGAAGGGTCATGTGAGAAGCCACTGGGTGACTTGAGGCAAAGGGATCACAGTGCCAGATACAGCGAGCCTGTAAGTCATGTGGAAGGTGGTCAGTGACCACATCCGCATGTCAAGAAGCCCCACTATGGCCTCTGCATGGCCTGGAGCAGGGGCACAGGGAagaggcctggagcagggacACAGGAAGAGGCTAGGAGAGGGAAGGGGTGCACCTACCCAATGGGTGGGGTGAGAGGCAATAGggtgaagggagaaggggagagaggagactGCCCATTGTCTCACATCTTCACAGCCTCGACTTGAGGGCCACCAGGAAGTCCCTCCCAGAGTGCACAGGGCCTCAGGTGCCTACCTGCCCGCCTGCCCATCTTTTCAAGGCATATTGCTCCAAtgattctttttagtttatttatttagttcactgacaaataaaaattgtatatatttgttgtttaCAACATGATGTTTgaaatatgtgtacattgtggaatggctaaatcaaaTTAATTGacacatatattatctcatttttttgcacttaaaatctattctcttaatgattttcaagtatacaatatgTTGGTATTAAGTATTGTCACCATATTGCAAATatatctcttgaacttattcctcccGAATAACTAAAAATTTGCACAAGTCAAAATCCTTTGACTTGTTTCTTTCCAAGATCCCCACCCATCCCTTTCTCTGTTCTTGATTGTCGGTGTTAAACCATATgacttccctccatccctctccctctGACCACAGCTTGTTGGTACAGAGGTGGACATCTGTCAAAAGGGCAGCTAATCCCAAGGCTACTGAATGACCCCACCCGTGGCCTAGTTTGAAactatttaaagttttaaaaaactatgataaATACATatgacataaaatttactatttaatCTCTCTTATGGATtggtggcattaagtacattcacaatgttATCCCACCATTACCATTATCCACttacagaatttttttcatcATCTCAAACAGAAGCTCTGTacccttaaaaaacaaaaacaaaaaaaaaacaaacaaaaacctttccATTATTCTCACCCCTCAACTCCTAGTAACTAttgttctactttctgtttctatgaactTGACTATTTTCTATGAACTTCACTTATTTAAGTGAAAGTAtgactagcttatttcatttggcaTAAGGTCTTTAAAGTTCATCTATATTGCAGTAAGTAtaagaatttcattcctttttgtggatgaataatattccattgtatgtgttttagtcagctctgtgttgctatgaccaaaaacctgacaagaataattttagaggagggaaacgttatttggggttcatggtttcagaagtctcagctCGTAGATGGCCAAATCCATAGTTTTGGGCCCGAGTGAGGCAgagtatcatggcagaagggcatggaggagaaaaggagtcaggacatggcaatcatgAAACAGAGGGCTctattcaccagggacaaaatatagatGCTAAAGGCACAACCCCATgggcctacttcctccagccacaccctgcctacctacagttactgcccagttaatccatatcagtggattaatgcactgattgagttaaagctttcataacccaatcttttcacctctaaacatcttacattgtcttacacatgaatTTTTTGGGACACCTCCTATTTAAACCATAAtggtatgtatataccacattttattttctccattcatctgtggatagacatttaggttgtttccacctCTTGACAATTGGGACTCATGCTGCATTGAACTTAGGTAAACAAATATCTCTTTGGGATCCTAATTATCTGGGGATATATGCCCAGCAGTGGACTTGCTGGAGCCTATGgtaattttgtttgattttttgaggaTCTGTCCTATCTTCCATAGTGGCtctaccattttatatttccaacAGTGTCCaagtgttccaatttctccacattttgcaagcacttcttttcttttcttttttttttttccaaatattagcCATTGGTGAGATACTAGatgctggtttttcttttttttagttgtagttggacacattatctttatttcacttttttttttttaatgtggtgctgaggatcgaacccagggtacTACACATTCAaggcgagcactttaccgctgagccacaatcccagtccctcattgcagttttgatttgcgtttctctagaGAGTAGTggtgttgagcatctttttttgtgtgtgcttatCAGCCTTTTgtatcttctttagagaaatgtctaagtcctttctcatctttaaagagggctgttttttgttttttttttgttatgtattCTGAATATTGATTCTCTACTAGATATGTGACTGGCAAATACTTTATTCCATCCTGTGGTTGCTTTTCACTCTCTTGAttatgttcttctttttttaaggacacaatatctttattttgcttatttatttttttatgtggtgctgaggattgaacctagtgcctcagctgtgcaaggcaagtgttctacttcGGAGCTACAACTTCAGGCCCTTGATTATGTTCTTTAATGTGCAAAAGTTGAAACTACTTATACATGAGAAATACAGAAACTGTGCCAAATACAGAAAATGTGCCAATTACATGACTGCAgatgaaaatattgttttcattgttattatttcttgTCTACTTGTGATAAATGTTTAGGAGGAGCCACAAGAAAATAGTGAGTAAACTATCTGGGGATTCCTTATCACCGCAGTTCACTCTCCAGATGATTCTTTGTTCCATTTACAAGGATTGCTGAAGATGAAAAAGTGTCATGATCTGGGGACACAAAAAACCAGTTTCACCTGAAACTCAAATTGCTACCAGAAGATAAGTTCTGAACAGAGGAGCCCCAAACAGAACTTCTGTAGTAAAATGGGGGTAATTTTGGAGTTGTTTATTGAATGATAGTGGTTGAATTCTAATAGCTCATGGAACTCAGGGACAAGGTGGTTTATTATTCTGTCTCCTTTAGAACTTGAGGATTATAGCACCAGAGAGGTCTAGATACCAATTTCAAAGAGCGAGGAATAAACATAATATCGAATGAATAAATTTTAGATAGAAAACAGGGGTCCCATTCCCAGGTGGCAAACAAGGAAACTCAGTGGCTTTATATCACTCTGCTTCATGAAGCCCTTTCTGACTGTAGCAGGATTTCTGAGGCCTCTGAGAGATGAATTCAGGAGCAAATCATATTCTTTGTGGAATTGCGTTGGTTGAATTTTCATCTTCATTGGGTTTTATGAAATAGGAAATGGTTAAAATTCATGCTTTGATTAGCAAAAACTGGAACCTTAGAAATTGAGATGAGATTATCTGCGAAGAGCCAAAGATGAGGAGGACATCTGTCACTGGGGTCACCCATCTCCCCACCAAATACTTCTTACTGTTCTCTTATTTCCCTGGTTGGACAAACCTGATAGGTCTTTAAGAGGAAACTTAGCATAGAGGAAGGGATTGAGAGGCTGGGCTGACTATTAAGGTCAGAAAGAGGAACACTGGGGactatattttgagaaaaaaatgctgGCTGTGGGAACAGCATGCTACTAATAAGGAGAAATTTCTCTACTTAGCCACCCAGTGTCATGGGTAGAGAAACTGCAGTGTGCTTAGAATTAAAACAACTGTGACACTTTTTGTTCAAACAGGTGTGCTCAGGGACACTCTTAACTGAGCATAAGCTGGGTGGAGACACCTTTAAGACCTACCTTGAAGACACCCTGAGGTTCTAGATAGCAGAGATGGACCTCCTGGGGAATggcattgaaatatttttagtggCAGTGACTTTTCACCAACCACTGAGGATTGAGATAACCGTTTCAGTTTTTCCTGGGAGGGGTGTTTGTGAGCTACTTCTCCACAAAGAACAAGAGTGATTTATACCTATGTGACAGAGAAGCTGGTGATTTTCAGAAATACTGAAAGAAGAGATTCAAGTGAAAGACTAAATGTGTTGCTGAATATCTGCAGTCTCTGAGAATGAACATTGATTTAATGATAATGTGACCCCAATTGTATTTACAGTCTTGTGACATTTAAGACTTATTGCTTAAACCATGCTGACTATGAATGAAGGAAAATACTCTTATTGGGTTATAATGAAGGAATACCTAGGACATACTGTGAGACTCATTGCTCTGCCTGGCTGCCTgaattttctacttttctctGTACTGCTGTGTTTATGAGAAAAGACGGAATTGCCCCTCTGAGTCAGGGAATCCCAATGTTCTTTGGCTCCTGGGGACATGCTATTTTGGCAATGGCTGCTTTGACATCCTTGTTTCTCAGTGTGTAAATGAGGGGGTTGAGGACAGGTGTGAGAATAGCAAAGGCCACATTGCCCATGATGTGGAAGTCCAGGGGCAGGTCAGCCCTGTAGGCCACATAGGCCACAGCAATGGACGAGTAGTAGGTGCCCACCACCAGGAGGTGGGAgctgcaggtggagaaggccttggaACGTCCTTCTCGGGATCTGATGCGAAGCACTGAGGCCAGGATGTGAGCGTAGGACAGAAGCAccaggagaagggggaggaaggagaccACCATGGCGATGCAGAAGCCCATGAGGGCCTGGGGGGTGGTGTCGGAGCAGGAGGCCTGGACCACAGCCAGGTGGTCACAGAAGCAGTGATAGATGTAGGCAGTGTTGTCGAATGCCATCTGGGAGGTCTGGACCACTGCTGGGATGGGCAGGAGGAGGGCGGTGAGCCAGGCACTGGCCGCCAGTGCAGCGTTAGTCTGTGGGGTCATGTGGACAGGGTAGTGCAGTGGGCGGCAGATGGCCAcgtagcggtcataggccatgacCACCAGGAGGAAGGCTTCTGAGCAGCTGAGGCCATGGAACAGGTACATCTGCAGAAAGCAGGCCGGGAAGCTGAGGAGGCGGTCCCCAAGCAGGAATAGGGACAGCATCTTGGGGATAGTGGTTGTAGTAAAGAGAATGTCCAGGGCTGAGAGATTAAttaggaagaagtacatgggcttGTGGAGGCTGGGCTCTGCCACCACGGCCACCAGGATCAGGGCATTGCCCACGAGGATGAGTAGGtagaggagaaggaagatgaaGAAGATAGGAAGGAAGAGGGATTTTGGAAGAGAGGGAATGCCCGTAAGGTAGAAGATGACGGAGGAGTCCCCTGATCCATTACAGGGTGTGATCTCCATGGTGGGTCAATGCTGGAGGCTCAGGAGGTGAGTCGTGGGAACATCTGGGAACCAGGCTCACTAGAAAGAGAACAATCCAAAATTCTGGAATGAGAATTACAGAGTAATCAATCTATAATTAATCTAATCATGTTTATTGACAAGTAATTATAGCGGATAGATAATGGGACTGTCCTATCCCCCGACTCTCCATCCTATTCTGTAAttccctctttccttttaaaattaagtatagaAAAAATACCTACAATGTACAACCATGTTTCATTTGCTGGGCATACAGTGGAGAAGTGGAACAAGCAGGAGAAGGTTTCTAACCTCATGGGGCTGAAATTTTAGTAGCAAAGAAATACATTAAGCAATGAATCATACAATTACTTAATTGCAGTTGTGTTAAGTGCTGTGAAAGAACTTCTGTGTTCTTTTTCATGTTCCATATGACCCTTTGGGGGATATCGGGTCTCTTAAGCCAGGACCCTAATTCCCTTTCTCTTTTGGCACcacttcaagtttttttttgttttgttttgttttttttttttaataaaaggacaTTTTTGTCACAGTGTAGATAGGGAGAACTGATTTTCTACAACACTCTGCCTTCCCGCTATAATTATTAACCAGggactggcttctttctcttgtttGCTTGGGGTCATGGTTCCTCTGTCTCCATCTAAGCTGAGTCCTCAGGTCCTGTCTCTTGGCGTTGGGCTCTTTTCATTGTTAACAGTGAAGGAAGTGACTCTTGGCAGGAAGGGTGATTCCTGACTGGGGTCTGGGTAATACCCTCTCCCAAAATCCTGCTAAGAGAATCCAGACAACCTCTGCAATTTCACAGAATATTCCTCCTCAGTGACTGCTGCAGCCAGCAGGAGCTTGTGCTTGACCACTCAACTAACCCCCCGCCCAGCAGGTGCCCTGGGGAGCCTCCCTGATAGAGATGACCTGCTCCCAGTAGCTGCTCCAAGACAAAAGGATCTCTCCCGGAGGAATCAGAAATGAGTGCTTCAACCCAAGGACCTAGGGATTTTGAGCTAAAGGAAATActgatttcttctcttttgtaGGCTTGTCCTTTGGACAAGTGACCCTCATGTCAAATTTGTATCATTCTCTCCTTATTTCTGATGATTCCATGTGCAGTTTTCCTCAGAGTCACTTTTAACATTCCATTCTTTTAACAAAAAATCTCTCATGTGTAAAACCAACAATATCAAAActggaaaatactttaaaattttttttaataccttctcCCATAGGCCAGAGACTGTGTAGAGAGAGGGCAGGGGCTTTCCCAGGTGCTACAGCCACTGGCTATACAGCTAGGAACTGGGCCAGATCCTTGATTCCCAGGACAGTGCTTTTCTTCTCTACATTTTTTGCTGGagaatctacatttttaaaactgggaTTCATATTTCCAAGGGGAAAACATTAGGACAAagaattctatttcatttttttgaattgttAATATCAGACAAAACCAAATTTCAACTTTTCCTCTGGGTTTCTCTATGGTAGACACTAAATTGGTTTCTGGCAATGCCAATGCTTCCTTGAAGTAATGTCCTAGAACCAGGCAAAAGAATAAGACTGCTTTGTCCCAAATTCAGAGGGCTGTTCCTCAGTTAGTCAGACCTCATTCAAACAGATTCTGTAACTAGGAGGAACACAAACCATACCTCCCTGGACATTGTGGCACCTAGAAAAAGCCATGGGCTGTTGTTTCTGGGTTAGGCTGAATTGGGACATTGGAGGAACAGAAACTCAGAAGTTCAAAACTAAAGGGACCCTAGTAGGCCACCAAGTCTAGctgtccttcctcctctctcctctgtacactgtttttttttcagatgctAAGATCCTGGTGGAGAGATGGTCCATGGATTTTCATTGTTGGACCGTCTAACAGGAAGCCCAGGCTTAGGTCACCAGCAAAGTAGGGTCATCAAAACTACTTTTCAAAAGATTTAACATTTAATACTTCAAAGCATAGTCAACTAGTTCATCATAGGAAATATTGGAATTTGGCTGGGCTTTCTAACACTTATTTTACAGTTCAAGGTTGTGTTGTTCTGATTTCTATGCTACCTCTAAGGAATACAATCCTGTGCTTAGGGCCAAAAGGACTCTATCTCAAGGCACAGATCTTGCCTGTAGGAATTATCTATAAGTCAGCTAtagggagaaaagacagaaagtcACCTGAATGTCCAACCTGCACTTTTATGAGCATCTCCTCTCTTCACACAACCCTGCCAAGGAGGGGATATGTGGCTtcaacaaatgaagaaactgagggtcagagaagGACAGGCCACAGCTGATGAgggacgagagcagaggttgtttcTGTAGCCAGCCTGCTGCAAAAGGCTGAGCCCCTCCTAGAAGCCAAGATCCTGGCTCCTGGAGCAGTCTTGCTGCTTGCTTATTGTGACCTTGAGCCCCTGAGTCTTTGTTTTCTAGTCTGTTCAGTGAGGGGTTTGAGGAAAGGATCCCTGGATGGCTTCCAATTCGATGAGCCATTGTCTTCTCTGTGTTTGGCAGAGCAGAGCTTTCTGAGACAGATGTTGCATGATCCATGCCCCAAAGTGGAAGAGAGAGAGTGCTCTTCGGCTTAGCTAGCTCTCTCTGCAAGGCTACAACCTCACCTTCATTATGCCACATGCAGCGTAGTGGTTCTAACTTGGGAGCTAGAGAGGGCTAGATTCCAATCCCTGTTcctaccagctgtgtgaccttggacaattcactttcccctctctgagccttgtttccctctctgaaacctcataGGGTTTTCTCTATGGAGAGAATGATGAGGCAGTGCTTACAAAGAGCTTGGAACTTGTAAGAGCTCAAGGTTTTCCATGTTTTCAATGGTTTCTGCTgtggtcagcttttttttttgtgtgggaaGGCCTTAGCCAAGATGGTTTGAATTCCTCCCGTGAACACACCTCTCTTCCCCTGATATATTGAGATATCTGGCCCAAGGTTTCACAGCTCTGGATTCTGGGTGCCTGCCTCTGTGTATATCCAATTCATCTTCCTAACCTCTGGCCCGGGTTTGTAGCCGGTGAGTCCCCCTGTCCTTGTCTTTCCATCCCAGCTTTCTCTGCCATTCTCTGGGCACTCCATCCCCAGCAACATGTACCTGCTGAGCCTGGTCCACACTGGTGTGTTCTATAGTTCTCCACGTGAGGCCTTGGTGGAAGTAGCAGGCTGGGACTGAGCCATGGCCCATTAAACCCTTGGGCCCCTCCTTTCAGGCAGACCTCTTGAGGTACTTTCCCTAATACTAGTGCTCACCCGGCACCACACCTACCATCCCTCAGGGATCACATCCTGGCGTCTCCTAGAGCATGAATGATGTGAGCAGTTAGGATTTGTCCC
This portion of the Ictidomys tridecemlineatus isolate mIctTri1 chromosome 4, mIctTri1.hap1, whole genome shotgun sequence genome encodes:
- the LOC101969285 gene encoding olfactory receptor 2AT4-like, which gives rise to MEITPCNGSGDSSVIFYLTGIPSLPKSLFLPIFFIFLLLYLLILVGNALILVAVVAEPSLHKPMYFFLINLSALDILFTTTTIPKMLSLFLLGDRLLSFPACFLQMYLFHGLSCSEAFLLVVMAYDRYVAICRPLHYPVHMTPQTNAALAASAWLTALLLPIPAVVQTSQMAFDNTAYIYHCFCDHLAVVQASCSDTTPQALMGFCIAMVVSFLPLLLVLLSYAHILASVLRIRSREGRSKAFSTCSSHLLVVGTYYSSIAVAYVAYRADLPLDFHIMGNVAFAILTPVLNPLIYTLRNKDVKAAIAKIACPQEPKNIGIP